One region of Clostridiales bacterium genomic DNA includes:
- a CDS encoding tRNA-dihydrouridine synthase family protein — MQYLCAPMEGVTGDLFRQAQRQTFPAADSYYTPFLSPTANRTFSPRELREIEPAHNAGIRVVPQLMGHCAEDFLWMAGQLADMGYDEVNFNLGCPSNTVTVKKKGAGLLTEPDLLRRFFDAVFAACPLPVSVKTRLGKTTAETFPALLELYNDYPICELIVHPRVQADQYHGHPDLDMFAYALAHSRAPVCYNGDLFDAPAVRAFQARFPTVERIMLGRGLAANPGLIGQLRTGVEPTAAQFQAFHDRLYAATSARIPDRRALLFRMKEAWRYLGCSFADAERPLRRIRKAQDMIEYESAVRQLFASCPVRENAGYFV; from the coding sequence CTACTATACGCCGTTTCTCTCGCCGACGGCGAACCGCACGTTTTCCCCGCGCGAGCTGCGCGAGATCGAGCCTGCGCACAACGCGGGTATCCGTGTCGTGCCGCAGCTCATGGGCCACTGCGCCGAGGACTTTCTCTGGATGGCGGGGCAGCTCGCTGATATGGGCTACGACGAGGTGAACTTCAACCTCGGCTGCCCGTCGAACACCGTCACGGTGAAGAAAAAGGGCGCAGGTCTGCTCACGGAGCCGGATCTGCTGCGGCGGTTTTTCGACGCCGTGTTTGCCGCCTGTCCGCTGCCGGTGTCGGTCAAGACGCGGCTCGGCAAGACGACGGCGGAGACATTCCCCGCGCTGCTGGAGCTGTATAATGACTACCCGATCTGCGAGCTGATCGTGCACCCGCGCGTGCAGGCCGACCAGTATCACGGCCACCCGGATCTCGACATGTTTGCCTACGCGCTCGCGCACAGCCGCGCCCCGGTGTGCTACAACGGCGATTTGTTCGACGCTCCGGCCGTGCGCGCGTTTCAGGCGCGCTTTCCGACGGTGGAGCGCATCATGCTCGGCCGCGGGCTGGCCGCCAACCCCGGCCTTATCGGCCAGCTGCGCACGGGTGTCGAGCCGACGGCGGCGCAGTTTCAGGCGTTTCATGACCGGCTCTATGCGGCCACGAGCGCGCGCATTCCCGACCGGCGCGCGCTGCTGTTTCGCATGAAGGAGGCGTGGCGCTATCTCGGCTGCAGCTTCGCGGATGCCGAGCGGCCGCTGCGCCGCATCCGCAAGGCGCAGGACATGATAGAGTACGAGAGCGCGGTGCGCCAGCTTTTCGCGTCCTGCCCGGTGCGGGAGAATGCGGGCTATTTTGTCTGA
- a CDS encoding DUF975 family protein, with amino-acid sequence MYSASDYRGMARRALKNYWWLAVGVTLLASILGGTSSSFTPSFSLTINGDDLTQYYPEALRHALQVFLPVSGVISLVQFVIGGSVSIGHNRFCLKLVDGEQAQFEDLFSGFDIFGNAFVLNLLITLKVIAWSLLFVIPGIVAAYRYSMATYIMAENPGMQATEAIERSKALMDGRKGDLFCLDLSFIGWALLATLTAGIGYLWLTPYMTVSRAAFYRSLPRSMGDRAPNGWQPNPGPQPGGDWYSQN; translated from the coding sequence ACGCTGCTGGCGAGCATCCTCGGCGGGACGAGCAGCAGCTTCACCCCGTCATTTAGCCTCACCATCAACGGGGACGACCTGACGCAGTACTATCCCGAGGCCCTGCGCCACGCGCTGCAGGTGTTTCTCCCCGTGTCCGGGGTGATCTCGCTGGTGCAGTTCGTCATCGGCGGCAGCGTCTCCATCGGCCACAACCGCTTCTGCCTGAAGCTGGTCGACGGCGAGCAGGCACAGTTTGAGGATCTGTTTTCCGGCTTTGACATCTTCGGCAACGCCTTCGTGCTCAACCTGCTCATCACGCTCAAGGTGATCGCATGGTCGCTGCTGTTTGTCATTCCCGGCATCGTCGCCGCCTACCGCTACTCCATGGCGACGTACATCATGGCCGAAAATCCGGGCATGCAGGCCACGGAGGCCATCGAGCGCTCCAAGGCGCTCATGGACGGGCGCAAGGGCGACCTGTTCTGCCTTGACCTGAGCTTTATCGGCTGGGCGCTGCTGGCCACGCTGACCGCCGGCATCGGCTATCTCTGGCTCACGCCGTATATGACCGTGTCGCGCGCCGCGTTCTACCGCAGCCTGCCGCGCAGCATGGGCGACCGTGCCCCCAACGGCTGGCAGCCGAACCCTGGCCCGCAGCCGGGCGGCGACTGGTACAGCCAGAACTGA